A stretch of Schistocerca cancellata isolate TAMUIC-IGC-003103 chromosome 3, iqSchCanc2.1, whole genome shotgun sequence DNA encodes these proteins:
- the LOC126175207 gene encoding zinc finger protein OZF-like isoform X2 — protein MWEYVKECPTDGAQNVPEQLLLDEIVIKEEPLPAENDECDYRNEVESQRCKSNGTKMADMEMDPLVNVKKEVDPLATEEQTDTHLPKTHHVWLHDVKLEPIKQEPESEPEDSENNYCISDNPLDFPIKEESEANDCESICSNPQQRNNADEDFPPEYLSLYDKVKVEITEDHISPTIEQNLLNVGTGCLSTDGVNADETNANSVDSADTGQADIQQWKSVVSQADSFSCRDCGDNFTKPEDLSNHRRKRDEPITCELCGKNFKSECVLATHIRIHTGERPFQCKICGKTFLRICYLLKHRRKRHGCIQPGIPCKICGKVFSNFGLLSVHTRAHYNVPKVLSCEQCGKHFRRTKYLNRHKRCTHSVEKLRCELCGEVQETRTALISHVVKHTGALPFNCAECDQEFSSTLQLARHSRIHKGELPFACSDCELSFMTGEQLRSHKRYHTGERPFCCIFCGRAFRNEPDLIVHVYSHTDP, from the coding sequence GTGTAAAAGTAATGGAACAAAAATGGCAGATATGGAAATGGACCCATTGGTAAATGTTAAAAAAGAGGTGGATCCATTAGCTACTGAAGAGCAGACTGATACTCATCTGCCCAAAACGCACCATGTTTGGCTTCATGATGTGAAATTAGAACCTATTAAACAAGAACCAGAATCAGAGCCTGAAGATAGTGAAAATAATTATTGCATTAGTGATAATCCATTGGATTTCCCAATAAAAGAGGAGAGCGAGGCGAATGACTGTGAGAGTATTTGTTCCAATCCTCAACAGAGGaataatgcagatgaagattttCCACCAGAGTATTTGTCTCTGTATGATAAAGTGAAAGTGGAAATTACTGAAGACCATATTTCACCTACGATAGAACAGAATTTACTTAATGTTGGTACAGGTTGTCTCAGTACAGATGGTGTTAATGCAGATGAAACTAACGCAAATAGTGTTGATTCAGCTGATACTGGACAAGCAGATATACAACAATGGAAGTCTGTAGTAAGTCAAGCTGACAGTTTTTCGTGTAGGGATTGTGGTGATAATTTCACAAAGCCGGAGGACTTGTCAAATCACAGGCGCAAACGTGATGAGCCCATTACTTGTGAATTATGTGGTAAAAATTTTAAATCTGAGTGTGTTCTTGCAACACACATTCGTATTCATACAGGGGAGCGCCCTTTCCAATGCAAAATATGTGGAAAAACATTTTTACGTATATGTTATCTTCTCAAACATCGACGCAAAAGACATGGCTGTATTCAACCAGGTATTCCTTGTAAGATTTGTGGAAAAGTTTTTTCTAATTTTGGTCTTTTGAGTGTTCATACACGTGCACATTATAATGTACCAAAGGTTCTCTCATGTGAACAATGTGGGAAACACTTCAGACGAACAAAATATTTGAATCGCCACAAGAGATGTACTCATAGTGTTGAAAAATTGCGGTGTGAACTTTGTGGAGAAGTTCAGGAGACACGGACAGCGTTGATATCCCATGTTGTTAAGCACACAGGTGCTTTGCCATTCAATTGTGCTGAGTGTGATCAGGAATTTTCATCTACATTACAGCTGGCTCGGCACAGTCGAATCCATAAAGGTGAACTGCCTTTTGCCTGCAGTGACTGTGAACTGTCTTTCATGACAGGGGAACAACTGCGGTCACATAAACGGTACCACACGGGTGAGCGCCCATTTTGTTGTATCTTCTGTGGGAGAGCTTTCAGGAATGAACCAGATCTTATTGTTCATGTTTATTCACATACTGATCCATAG
- the LOC126175207 gene encoding zinc finger protein OZF-like isoform X3, with protein sequence MPTAKCPTDGAQNVPEQLLLDEIVIKEEPLPAENDECDYRNEVESQRCKSNGTKMADMEMDPLVNVKKEVDPLATEEQTDTHLPKTHHVWLHDVKLEPIKQEPESEPEDSENNYCISDNPLDFPIKEESEANDCESICSNPQQRNNADEDFPPEYLSLYDKVKVEITEDHISPTIEQNLLNVGTGCLSTDGVNADETNANSVDSADTGQADIQQWKSVVSQADSFSCRDCGDNFTKPEDLSNHRRKRDEPITCELCGKNFKSECVLATHIRIHTGERPFQCKICGKTFLRICYLLKHRRKRHGCIQPGIPCKICGKVFSNFGLLSVHTRAHYNVPKVLSCEQCGKHFRRTKYLNRHKRCTHSVEKLRCELCGEVQETRTALISHVVKHTGALPFNCAECDQEFSSTLQLARHSRIHKGELPFACSDCELSFMTGEQLRSHKRYHTGERPFCCIFCGRAFRNEPDLIVHVYSHTDP encoded by the coding sequence GTGTAAAAGTAATGGAACAAAAATGGCAGATATGGAAATGGACCCATTGGTAAATGTTAAAAAAGAGGTGGATCCATTAGCTACTGAAGAGCAGACTGATACTCATCTGCCCAAAACGCACCATGTTTGGCTTCATGATGTGAAATTAGAACCTATTAAACAAGAACCAGAATCAGAGCCTGAAGATAGTGAAAATAATTATTGCATTAGTGATAATCCATTGGATTTCCCAATAAAAGAGGAGAGCGAGGCGAATGACTGTGAGAGTATTTGTTCCAATCCTCAACAGAGGaataatgcagatgaagattttCCACCAGAGTATTTGTCTCTGTATGATAAAGTGAAAGTGGAAATTACTGAAGACCATATTTCACCTACGATAGAACAGAATTTACTTAATGTTGGTACAGGTTGTCTCAGTACAGATGGTGTTAATGCAGATGAAACTAACGCAAATAGTGTTGATTCAGCTGATACTGGACAAGCAGATATACAACAATGGAAGTCTGTAGTAAGTCAAGCTGACAGTTTTTCGTGTAGGGATTGTGGTGATAATTTCACAAAGCCGGAGGACTTGTCAAATCACAGGCGCAAACGTGATGAGCCCATTACTTGTGAATTATGTGGTAAAAATTTTAAATCTGAGTGTGTTCTTGCAACACACATTCGTATTCATACAGGGGAGCGCCCTTTCCAATGCAAAATATGTGGAAAAACATTTTTACGTATATGTTATCTTCTCAAACATCGACGCAAAAGACATGGCTGTATTCAACCAGGTATTCCTTGTAAGATTTGTGGAAAAGTTTTTTCTAATTTTGGTCTTTTGAGTGTTCATACACGTGCACATTATAATGTACCAAAGGTTCTCTCATGTGAACAATGTGGGAAACACTTCAGACGAACAAAATATTTGAATCGCCACAAGAGATGTACTCATAGTGTTGAAAAATTGCGGTGTGAACTTTGTGGAGAAGTTCAGGAGACACGGACAGCGTTGATATCCCATGTTGTTAAGCACACAGGTGCTTTGCCATTCAATTGTGCTGAGTGTGATCAGGAATTTTCATCTACATTACAGCTGGCTCGGCACAGTCGAATCCATAAAGGTGAACTGCCTTTTGCCTGCAGTGACTGTGAACTGTCTTTCATGACAGGGGAACAACTGCGGTCACATAAACGGTACCACACGGGTGAGCGCCCATTTTGTTGTATCTTCTGTGGGAGAGCTTTCAGGAATGAACCAGATCTTATTGTTCATGTTTATTCACATACTGATCCATAG
- the LOC126175207 gene encoding oocyte zinc finger protein XlCOF6.1-like isoform X4 translates to MADMEMDPLVNVKKEVDPLATEEQTDTHLPKTHHVWLHDVKLEPIKQEPESEPEDSENNYCISDNPLDFPIKEESEANDCESICSNPQQRNNADEDFPPEYLSLYDKVKVEITEDHISPTIEQNLLNVGTGCLSTDGVNADETNANSVDSADTGQADIQQWKSVVSQADSFSCRDCGDNFTKPEDLSNHRRKRDEPITCELCGKNFKSECVLATHIRIHTGERPFQCKICGKTFLRICYLLKHRRKRHGCIQPGIPCKICGKVFSNFGLLSVHTRAHYNVPKVLSCEQCGKHFRRTKYLNRHKRCTHSVEKLRCELCGEVQETRTALISHVVKHTGALPFNCAECDQEFSSTLQLARHSRIHKGELPFACSDCELSFMTGEQLRSHKRYHTGERPFCCIFCGRAFRNEPDLIVHVYSHTDP, encoded by the coding sequence ATGGCAGATATGGAAATGGACCCATTGGTAAATGTTAAAAAAGAGGTGGATCCATTAGCTACTGAAGAGCAGACTGATACTCATCTGCCCAAAACGCACCATGTTTGGCTTCATGATGTGAAATTAGAACCTATTAAACAAGAACCAGAATCAGAGCCTGAAGATAGTGAAAATAATTATTGCATTAGTGATAATCCATTGGATTTCCCAATAAAAGAGGAGAGCGAGGCGAATGACTGTGAGAGTATTTGTTCCAATCCTCAACAGAGGaataatgcagatgaagattttCCACCAGAGTATTTGTCTCTGTATGATAAAGTGAAAGTGGAAATTACTGAAGACCATATTTCACCTACGATAGAACAGAATTTACTTAATGTTGGTACAGGTTGTCTCAGTACAGATGGTGTTAATGCAGATGAAACTAACGCAAATAGTGTTGATTCAGCTGATACTGGACAAGCAGATATACAACAATGGAAGTCTGTAGTAAGTCAAGCTGACAGTTTTTCGTGTAGGGATTGTGGTGATAATTTCACAAAGCCGGAGGACTTGTCAAATCACAGGCGCAAACGTGATGAGCCCATTACTTGTGAATTATGTGGTAAAAATTTTAAATCTGAGTGTGTTCTTGCAACACACATTCGTATTCATACAGGGGAGCGCCCTTTCCAATGCAAAATATGTGGAAAAACATTTTTACGTATATGTTATCTTCTCAAACATCGACGCAAAAGACATGGCTGTATTCAACCAGGTATTCCTTGTAAGATTTGTGGAAAAGTTTTTTCTAATTTTGGTCTTTTGAGTGTTCATACACGTGCACATTATAATGTACCAAAGGTTCTCTCATGTGAACAATGTGGGAAACACTTCAGACGAACAAAATATTTGAATCGCCACAAGAGATGTACTCATAGTGTTGAAAAATTGCGGTGTGAACTTTGTGGAGAAGTTCAGGAGACACGGACAGCGTTGATATCCCATGTTGTTAAGCACACAGGTGCTTTGCCATTCAATTGTGCTGAGTGTGATCAGGAATTTTCATCTACATTACAGCTGGCTCGGCACAGTCGAATCCATAAAGGTGAACTGCCTTTTGCCTGCAGTGACTGTGAACTGTCTTTCATGACAGGGGAACAACTGCGGTCACATAAACGGTACCACACGGGTGAGCGCCCATTTTGTTGTATCTTCTGTGGGAGAGCTTTCAGGAATGAACCAGATCTTATTGTTCATGTTTATTCACATACTGATCCATAG